One genomic region from Prunus persica cultivar Lovell chromosome G3, Prunus_persica_NCBIv2, whole genome shotgun sequence encodes:
- the LOC18782986 gene encoding zinc finger MYM-type protein 1: MNIEVEKVILDKAPHNAQYIAHDIQKQILHIFATKVKKKICTKLGKNKYCILVDESLDESGKEEMAIILRFVDCDGFIREGFFDIVSVVDTNALTLKQDICKVLDHNGILVKNMCGQGYDCANNMRGSWNGLQALFLQDCPYAYYVHRFAHRLQLALNGAAKDVKFQDMRAHGWDDLFMNVVSFCEQHGIDVPDMSSRYMMGTRRSCQQKDFITVEHYYRNDVFNDVIDCMLRELNDRFPEQTVELLILSSALDPRNSFKSFNIGHLCKLAEKFYHADFSPSDLKALEIEFRYFQNDMHRLPCFKDLTTLPQLCQQLVETTLAENYHLLYRLIQLVLTLPVSTATTERSFSCMRIIKNRLRSTIVDEFLADCMILHIEREFVNNIDNEEIIEEFKISEPRKVQF, encoded by the exons ATGAATATAGAAGTTGAGAAAGTTATTCTAGATAAGGCTCCTCATAATGCTCAGTATATTGCCCATGATATACAAAAACAGATCTTGCATATTTTTGCTACCaaggtgaagaagaaaatttgtacCAAACTTGGGAAGAACAAATATTGTATTCTTGTTGATGAATCACTTGATGAATCAGGTAAGGAAGAAATGGCTATTATTCTAAGATTTGTTGATTGTGATGGATTTATTCGTGAAGGCTTTTTCGATATTGTGAGTGTCGTAGACACTAATGCCTTGACTCTTAAACAAGATATATGCAAAGTGCTTGATCATAACGGCATTCTAGTGAAAAACATGTGTGGCCAAGGGTATGATTGTGCTAATAATATGCGTGGTTCATGGAATGGATTACAAGCATTGTTTCTTCAAGATTGTCCATATGCATATTATGTACATCGTTTTGCTCATCGCTTGCAATTAGCATTAAATGGTGCAGCTAAAGATGTGAAG TTCCAAGATATGAGGGCACATGGCTGGGATGATTTATTCATGAATGTGGTATCATTTTGTGAACAACATGGTATTGATGTTCCTGATATGAGTTCTCGTTATATGATGGGCACACGTCGTTCTTGTCAACAAAAAGATTTTATTACAGTTGAACATTACTATCGCAATGATGTATTTAATGATGTGATAGATTGCATGTTGAGGGAGTTAAATGACAGATTTCCAGAGCAAACAGTTGAACTTCTTATTCTTAGCTCAGCATTGGATCCTCGTAATTCCTTCAAATCATTCAATATTGGGCATCTATGTAAACTTGCTGAGAAATTCTATCATGCTGATTTCAGTCCAAGTGACTTAAAAGCTTTGGAAATTGAGTTTAggtattttcaaaatgatatgCATCGCCTTCCCTGCTTTAAGGATCTTACCACTCTTCCTCAGTTATGTCAACAATTGGTGGAAACAACTTTGGCAGAAAACTACCATTTGCTTTATAGGTTGATTCAGTTGGTGTTGACTCTTCCTGTTTCTACAGCAACAACGGAACGatctttttcatgtatgaGAATTATTAAGAATAGACTTCGGAGCACCATAGTTGATGAATTCCTTGCTGATTGCATGATTCTCCACATTGAAAGAGAGTTTGTTAATAATATCGATAATGAAGAGATAATTGAGGAATTTAAGATTTCTGAGCCTCGTAAGGTACAGTTTTAG